The Bacteroides fragilis NCTC 9343 genome includes the window CGGCACAGTGGTGGCTATGCGTGGATGGGGACGTCCGACTCCGGGCATTTTCATGTCGCATGATGTGAATACTTCCTTGCTGGATGTCAAAGTACATTATGCCGAAGGTATGGGATTGCTGGCACAGCTTTGCGAAGATATTACGCTTGATGGTTTTGGAGTCTGCCTGAAAGGCGATAATGATCCGCGCTATTTTACAACGCAGGCAGATGCTACACACTTTTCCGGATGTAAGGGAAAGATTGTCTCAAAGAATGGTTTGTATGAAGGAATGATGGATGATGCCATTAATGTACATGGTACGTATTTGAAAGTCATCAAGCGTGTGGATGATCATACGCTGATAGGACGTTATATGCACGATCAATCCTGGGGCTTTGAATGGGGACGTCCGGGTGACGATGTTCAGTTTGTACGTTCGGAAACAATGGAGTTGATTGGCAAGCAGAATCAGATTACTGCCATTCGTCCGTATGATAAGGGTGAGATACGAGGTGCCCGTGAGTTCAGCATTACTTTTAAAGAGGCAATCGATCCTGCTATTAACGAAAAAAGTGGCTTTGGTATTGAAAACCTGACGTGGACCCCTGAAGTGTTATTTGCCGGTAATACGATTCGTAATAACCGTGCTCGCGGTACACTATTCAGTACTCCTAAAAAGACGGTGGTGGAGGACAATTTGTTTGACCATACTTCCGGTACGGCTATATTGCTGTGTGGCGATTGCAATGGCTGGTTTGAGACAGGTGCTTGCCGTGATGTCACCATTCGTCGCAATCGTTTTATCAATGCGCTTACTAATATGTTCCAGTTTACCAATGCAGTAATCTCTATCTATCCGGAAATACCTAATCTGAAAGATCAGCAAAAGTACTTCCATGGTGGTAAAGATGGAGGTATCGTGATTGAGGATAATGAATTCGATACGTTTGATGCACCGATTCTTTATGCAAAATCTGTAGATGGGTTGATATTCCGTAACAATGTGATCAAAACCAATACAGAGTTTAAGCCCTTCCACTGGAATAAAGATCGATTCTTGTTGGAACGAGTGACAAACGTGAAGATTTCAGAGTGAAATCCGCCTCTGTAAAAACACTTATAAATG containing:
- the glaB gene encoding alpha-1,3-galactosidase, coding for MKTILLFALSLLLSLSVSDVCAQERVYDISQFGLKANSKKNASPVVRKAIAKIKAECRDGEKVILRFPAGRYNFHEAGSTVREYYISNHDQDNPKKVGIALEDMKNLTIDGQGSEFVFYGRMIPVSLLRSENCVLKNFSIDFEQPHIAQVQVVENDPEKGITFEPAPWVDYRISKDSVFEGLGEGWVMRYSWGIAFDGKTKHVVYNTSDIGCPTKGAFEVAPRRICSPKWKDARLVPGTVVAMRGWGRPTPGIFMSHDVNTSLLDVKVHYAEGMGLLAQLCEDITLDGFGVCLKGDNDPRYFTTQADATHFSGCKGKIVSKNGLYEGMMDDAINVHGTYLKVIKRVDDHTLIGRYMHDQSWGFEWGRPGDDVQFVRSETMELIGKQNQITAIRPYDKGEIRGAREFSITFKEAIDPAINEKSGFGIENLTWTPEVLFAGNTIRNNRARGTLFSTPKKTVVEDNLFDHTSGTAILLCGDCNGWFETGACRDVTIRRNRFINALTNMFQFTNAVISIYPEIPNLKDQQKYFHGGKDGGIVIEDNEFDTFDAPILYAKSVDGLIFRNNVIKTNTEFKPFHWNKDRFLLERVTNVKISE